The nucleotide window TTGAGCTTGCCAGAGGTGATTGTCGAGCAAACTTAGACCGATTCGTTGAGAAAATGAAACTTCACGCCCAGCATGTTGTAGACGATTGGGAATCCTGGTCGTGGCCTGGGATTCGTTTGAAAAAATTAAACTCCTCAAAAGGCCCTGATTTGCAAGAAGGGGAGCTACTAGATGAGGGTTTTTTGCCTTTTGCCAAAGCATACTTGGTGTTCATGTTTTTGGAACGGAGAGGACCTACATTCTCCCAGTTGGGTATTATGTTCCGAGCTGTCGAGGCGGCGCTGTGTACACTCACAGGAACAGGTGATGTATCTAAGGTTTCCTTAGCAGTCTTGGATGAAGCAGCCTTGTTGCTGAAGGCGAATTTTTCTAAAGAAAGCGCCTATAACGCATCGAGATTATTGGCAACGTTAGCAAGTTTTCTAACTGATAATTTTTTTGTGGCGATTGACCTAAAAACTTGGCAGTCGCCCAATGGTGCCTCGGCTAAAAACATGAGGGCCACGGGGCGAAAGGGGGATCGTGCTCGTGAGAGCAAAATGCCGCGTAAAGAGGCACTTAATGCGTTAGGTGAGATTTTTAGCAGCAACCTTTCAAGTCCTAGAGATATTTTTACTACTTCGCTAGTGGCATTATTATTGTGTGCGCCATCTAGAGGTAACGAGATATTGGCCTTAACTGTAGACGCAGAGGTAGAAGAAGCGGACCTCAGCGGCAATATGCAGTATGGTTTTAGGTTTTACGCAAGTAAAGGGGCTGGGCCAATGATCAAATGGATACCATCCTCAATGGTTCCATTGGCTAAAGAGGCTTTTTCTCGATTGGTGAAACTAAGCGAGCCCGGTCGTAAACTGGCGGAATATCTTGAGGGGCAACCACAAGGTTTTTATCGTCATTCCGCGTGTCCGAAAGTGATGAGTAATCTTTGGCTCAGTAATGTGCAGGCCGCGCAAGCACTTGGTATGGTCTCAGATTGCAACAAACAAGCAAATGGATTTCTCACCATTAGAGGGTATTCGAGTGCCAATGAAGCATACACGTTGGATGACCTATGGGGGACTGTGCAGCAAGATGACATTAACTTCCCGTGGTTTGATGAGGCTAAGGGTGTCAAGTTTAGTCAGTGCATCTGTACTTTACTTAAATATCAGTTGTCGTCAAGAGTGTGGACAAACCCTGTGGTTTTGGCGCGGCCGGCGTTGAAGACGTTAGCTGATGATTTGGGGGGGAGGAGTTTTCAGCGCCACGGCACTAGTATCTTTGAACGACATGGTTATAAAGGTGCCCAAGGCGAAAAGCTTAAGATGTCAAGCCATGCTGTCAGGCATCTACTCAATACGTTGGCAATCCGTGGCGGGCTTAGCGATTTTGACCTGGCTCGCTGGTCGGGTCGCTTGAACGTCAAATCAAATAGGGACTATGATCATACTACAGATGAAGAAGTCATTGAACGAGTGCGGCAGCTGGGGCTTGTAAGTGCTGCTTTTCCACAGGCGGAGGTTAGGCCTCAATATGTACCGGTAGATGAAAGCGACTTTCCATTGAGAGCCATGGCAGCAATGCATGTCACCGAATATGGTTTCTGCTCACATAGTTTTTCTATCGAGCCGTGTCGTAAATTTAGAGATTGCATAAATTGTACTGAGCATGTTTGTATCAAGGGGCTTGCCTCGAACTATGAGCGAATTTTAAGGCGGCTCGATCAGTTAGAGTTGGTCCTAGAGAAAACTAAAGATGAGCAAGAGCCGGATGATTATGGTGCTGATCGTTGGATTGTGCATACTGAAATGACCATTGATAGGTTGAAAGAACTGGTGTCTCTTATGAGTAATCCCAAATTGGTGGATGGAGCGGTCATTCGGTTGAAAGGAAATGATTTTACTCAGCTTAGTCGGGTGATTAATCGATTAGACTCTGAGGGTATTGAGGGCTTGAACCATGGCGAAGCACCTGAAGGCCTCTGATGTGGCCGCAATTGTAAATGTGCTGCATGGTTGGAAGCGTGCTCGTCTCACTTGGGACGAACTTTGTGACGAAGTTAAATGTTTGGTGGGCAAGCGTCCAACCAGGCAGTCCCTTAATCATCATCCTGAGATAGTAAGCGCATTCACATCGAAGAAAGCTGAGCTAAAAGTCGCAGGACCCAAATTAAGAACCCCCTCCAGCTTAGCTTTTGCGGCGCAGCGTATCCACAATCTCGAAAGCCAGGTCAAAGATTTGCAGCGCAGAAATTCGTTATTATTGGAGTATTTGACTCTGCTCCAATATAATGCATACAAGAATGGCTTAACTGAAGAGGTGATTACTGCTCCCCTTCCGTCCATTGATCGTGATCGTTCGGAAGCTTGAGCAACTGCAACGGTGGCTCGCTCCCTATGAGCCATGAGGGGCTATATATGGCTGTCGAGTTAAATGGAGGCTAAAACAAATGCTTAGTAGGCAGCTCAGTGTAGTACTGGCTGGCGTTAAGACTGAGGAGCTTAGTCAGCTGGAACTTGTATTGCTCATAAAAAAAGGATTTGCATTAGGTTCTCTGAAAGCGATGCTCGAAATGTCTACGCTTTATTCTTCGAGGCAGATCTTGACGCGAATTATGGGGAAATCGATTCGTACGCTTCGCCGTATGGAGGCGCAAAAAGGAGTTGTGCTCCTAAATGAATATCAGAGTGCGGTCGCCCTCCAATACGCACTGGCGCTTGAGCGCGCCACTTCTACCTTCGGCACGCAACGATTGGCAGAAAATTGGCTTGAAAAGCCTTGTAGTCAACTCTCAGGCGAAATTCCGCTAGAGATGCTCGGAAATTTATGGGGATACCGGTTGGTTGTGAGCTATTTGGATCGGGTTGTTTTGGGGGTTTATCAGTAAGCAGGTAGACAGATACTCGCCCCTGAGCCTCCATTTGAGTTTGGGAGCGAGTCAGCGGCCATCAAGGAAAAAATCATCTCGAGCAGCCAGCCCGAAATCTTTCTGCAGCTGTCGCGGGTCCTCCTCAAACATATTGGCCGTGCGCCGCTCTTGCTTGAGGTAGGCGATGGTCGCGAAGAAGCACATTTCGCAGAGGTGCACCTCATAGCGTTCGCCATCGTGCAGCGCGCCGTAGCTCCACTGGGCCTGCAGCGTCCCATATTGTAGATTTTCGCTTTCCAGTCGAGTGGAGGCATCGCAGACGTCGCAGCGTATGTCGGTTACGACTTCAGTCGCTATCTGGGTAGTGATTTTCATTCCGAATAAGCCTCTGTATTTCGAGCATTAAATGTTGGCTCCAGCAGTATTCTTGTGGCGAGAACCGTCCCTTCGGACCGAATAGCAGATGCGCCGTAAAGTGTTCCAGGTACCTTATGGCTTCTTCTTGGACATTGCGCTCGTAGTAGGCACGTCGGAAAAGCGGGACTTTTGCTCGATTTTTCAGGCACAGCACCACCAGTTCCGCCAACAGATAACCTCGTACGTCGTACAGAGCGTCAACCGCTCTTAACACTGTTGAGTAGCAATTACAGAAAACAGGCAGTTGGTTGGGGAGACTCCGAGCTGCTAGCTGGCTGCTCATCTTAGATTCCTTGAGGCCTCATTTTGCAGTTGCTTCACGAATTGGAGGCTTCGAATGTTGCCTAGGCCCGTGGCGAAGTGCATTCAATAACTGCATATATATCAAGTGCGTGAGGTTTTTGACCGTGCTGAACCCTGGTGCAGAGTTTGTGTTTGGGTCATTTTTCTGCATGGCCTCGCCTTGGTTTTTTTCTCTGTCGCGGCTAGCACCTTGTCTGGTGCGAATCTCAGCATTGCTTTCGGTGCGACACCGCCTAGGGGAGGATAATCGTTCAGCTTCCACTCGAAAAGATCGCATTGCGCATGAGGTGACGAAGGGCGGTCATGATCGCGGCCAGTTGAGCAACATGGCCAAGCTAGCACGTGACCAAATCGGTGCTGAATCGCTGACTGTCGTTGCCGACCGGGGCTATTACACAGGCACGGAAATCGTTGCATGTGAGCAAGCTGAAATCTCACCCTTCGTACTGAAGCTACTGACCTCTAGCAGCAAAGCCGAAGATCGATTTGGCAAGCAGGATTTCCTGTACGTCTCGACATTGGATGAGTATCGATGCCTTGTGGGCAATTACTGACCAAGCGTTACTCAACATGGAAAGACGGGATGCTGATGCATGTTTATTGGTTCTCGGGCTGCCAGTCCTGCGCAATGTACAACGGGTAAAGCCGCGAGCGCGGCAGATGAAAAAACTCCAGGCCGAAGCGAAGGTGGCAGATGATGCGCTTGATGGGCTGCTCCAGGTGGAGCTTAGCTGCTGGGGATGAGTGACGGCAAAAGCTGCTGAGGAGGGCAATTTAGCTGATGAGCAATCCGATAAAGCTTCTCGATGGTTAGATTCACCTCACCTCTCTCAATCCGACCGATGTAGCTTCGATCCATCTGGCACGCAAAGGCTAAAGCATCCTGAGAAATTCCTGC belongs to Pseudomonas putida NBRC 14164 and includes:
- a CDS encoding antitoxin Xre/MbcA/ParS toxin-binding domain-containing protein produces the protein MLSRQLSVVLAGVKTEELSQLELVLLIKKGFALGSLKAMLEMSTLYSSRQILTRIMGKSIRTLRRMEAQKGVVLLNEYQSAVALQYALALERATSTFGTQRLAENWLEKPCSQLSGEIPLEMLGNLWGYRLVVSYLDRVVLGVYQ
- a CDS encoding helix-turn-helix domain-containing protein, coding for MQTLARALGRNVREQRLLAGISQDALAFACQMDRSYIGRIERGEVNLTIEKLYRIAHQLNCPPQQLLPSLIPSS